One Triticum dicoccoides isolate Atlit2015 ecotype Zavitan chromosome 3B, WEW_v2.0, whole genome shotgun sequence genomic window, aacaaggcccttgccgagggcatTCGCGAGGCCATAGCCAGGCCCACACCCGTCAAACTTCTATTaccactcccatgcagctgccagcccaccagctgggcaggcgcctGTGTGTCGGCATGGGGCTTCTCGGCCAACTAAGCGCAtgcctatgtggtggcatgcaaatcttcgtgaaggccctaccaccgcgccacctcagcagcctgccagcctacatggtgctGGCTGCCTTGCTAGCCCAGGCGCGTGTCAGGACAGGGCAAAGCGGCAGTAAAGTGAAGGGGACACgtcagaggcgcattaaatgcgtcttgtcccgtaatagcTACCGATAGACTTAACCAAAGTACcctgatgccacctcctgtgtgccactgtggcgatccccttgcctataaaaggaggcccgaggcatccaagagaaggattcagacttttggacaagttacgcccattgtagctacttcaagaacctcaagaacacaaatacacacatcaaagcaggactagggtattacgcatttctgtggcccaaacctgggtaaacgattcgtGTGCTCGTACTGACTGCTGATCCTGCTCTCCTCACAAcccagcgccccgcaaccgtagtagggattctcgtgatcccgtaggtgtcgtttcccaccgaaacatgcacacatatatacacatatacatataaattgacaaaatacatatatatatgacaaAAAAAAAATTGTAGGGCAGGAGCGGCGGTGCAGGGAAGGGGCGGTGCGCGGAGGCACCGTAGGGCAGGGAGCACGGCGGCagtgcacggcggcggcggcggccagtacagggaggaggaggggatcgggaCGACACTCACAGCGGGCTCGGACGCGGCGACGACGTCGGTgcagggcgcggcgacggcgacgaggaggcagggcCGATGACAAGGAGCAGGGCGTCGACGTCGGGGCGCAGGGCGTGGTGTGGGGCGCAGGGCGACGGCGACAAGGTGCGGGTGGCGACGGCGAGGGCGATCGCGGGGCAACGACGGCGAGCACGGCCATCCTGGCGGCGTCAATGAGCTCGGCGTCATCATGGGGCAAATGCGCGATGAaactgaaaattttcacaagtgttgcttatatacactgagcattagtcccggttcatggcaccaaccgggaccaaaggcctcttttcagcagcctaaagggcgggaagcagagggctttggtcctggttggtggcaccaaccgggactaaaggggggcattggtaccgttcgtagcaccaaccgggaccaatgcacccctttagtcccggttggtgccaccaatcgggaccaataggCCTTGCACAACGGcggggtggtgggagtttagtcccacctcactagctgAGAGAGAGCCGCacatgtttataaggtgcggtgcaccAACCCTCTCGAGCTTCTCTCAAAAGCAGgttttcgggcctaatctgtctctATGTGCCTGTGGGCGTACTGTAGGCCTGAAATCCTgatccattgttgggtttctagtcgtattcaggccgtggtggccctttaggtgtcacttttttttctttttctgttttattttttgctttgtttattttattttgtttctacttacagcaaaatacttactagttttttagtgattctttttgcttttaggtaataaaaattataaactttctgttagtgccatttgttttctaatttgaatagtttaaatttgaatttttggaaatttgtgtgaatcactagtttttgaatagctttactataaaaatagatttttgagtgattctttttcctgctgtttaatattactgtgttttatcatcatattcaaaaacatattttgttattttagtttctaacaaagaattctttatgataattcattttgctattaaagtttctaacaaaaaatttctttatgaaaattcttttttcttttaatgttttgaacagaaaatactttgataattttagttgcataaattttatataattttattttcaataatactaTAGGTTTTATAATAGTTTAAtttgtttttacttatttattaaagtttattttgtttctacttatttattttcttttcttttttgcttcttttatttattttatgaaaattcattcttttttctttctttattttattttgtttctacttaccgttgctttttttatttattttattgtagtttatttattttactttattaaagtccattttgtttctatttatttattaaagttttttctgtttgtacttatttattttattttgtttctacttatttattttcttttctttttgcttttttatttattttatgaaaattatttttgcttttaatgttttacacACAAAAGCCCTGTCCCCTGGCTGgtacattggtcctggttcgtggcttgACCCGGTCCTAAAGGCCTCCCTTTGGTCCCGGCTcaggccaccaatcgggaccaatggtggtgggccaggagcgaggcccattggtcccggttcgtgccaccaaccgggaccaaaggggccagaagaaccgggaccaatggccccacgAGGCCCGGTAGGCCCCTtgacctcacgaaccgggaccaatgggcccatgggtaccggttcgtgaccgaactgggactaatgggcttatctggcccgaacgtatgcccaattttctactagtgtaccctAATGGCATGCGCCCTAGCTAGGATATGAAAGATCATGTTAATAACCATGATCGGCCTGAACTATCGGATATCAGTCGCTCCCACTACCTTTGGGATTAACGCTACGACACCATGGTTCAAACATGAGGCTTCAAGCACCCCGACATAGAAATCCCGGAAAATGTCCATCACCACCCATTTGATGGCActccaaaatttcaaaaagaatcaTACATGCAAACCATCGGGACCAGGTGCCGAATCTAGACGCATGGACAAGATAGTGGCTTCAGCATCATTTTTCATGTAAGGGAGGAGGAGGGCATTCTCTGCTTCCGACACCTAGTTGTCCCCAGTCCACATATCCAGGTGGAGCCCCCCCTAGGTTTTCACTAGAATAGATCTTTGTAAAAGTCGTctcaaccttgtcatggagcaaccTAGGTCCATCCCAAAGCACTAAAATGGTGCAACGCCTACAGAGACAATTGGCAATGGCATGGAAACACACGGATGTACTGGCACAGGTGTGGCGGCTGACCTGGACAATAAAGGGTTTCATTGTCATTTCATAAACTTAATTTTTAAATCCATGACGTATGTCTCCTTTGCCGTTAACATTAATGCCCAACCTTTTCACTGCTTTCGGGGCACTCAAATGTATCTGACAAGATTGTCCGTTATCGCCTTATCTTTTCACTCTTGTTGTCAATGAACTGTCACTTTGTCTATAAGAAGCATTTAATTCTAATCGTTTGGAAGGTACCCAGCTGGCCCCTCTGGTCCCCAACATTTGTCGATGTTTGTGAATTACCTGATTGTTTATGGTAGTACGGATAATAATGAGGCCTCTATTTTTGCGCATATCATTATATTTCTTGTGATACTTCTGGGCAAACACCAAATTGGAGTAAAATCTTTCATCATCTTCCGTAAATGCAGCAATCAAAATTCTCGTAATAAAATTAAGAATATTTCCCTTTCTcctaatatggactctaaaaatttaCACCTCAGGCTTGGGCACCCTCTGGTCCTGCCTGGGCTGGGAAGAATAGATCTGCAGTCCACAACTTCATGATTGGTAAATTAAAGCTAAGCTTACTTGTTACAAAGCTAATTGGCTTTCTATTTGCACATGAACATGTCAATGTGTACCCCGGCGTCGAGTGTGATAAGCAAGCCTACGTTGCCAGAGGAGTCTCGCCGGATATGCAAGACACGCCGACGAGatctttgaggacccgaaaccccacacatcTTGAAGGGACCCCATCAGGGAGCACTTTCTATGGGATGCTCTAGGTCGACCTAAATGCCCCTAGGGTCTTGTAGATTGTTGCCACCAAACATGAACGACAAAGAAGAACGGGATGAACGACAAAGAAGAACGGGGAAGAATATAACGAAGGAGAGATCGAAAGAtgaaggtaaaagtggtagattgatTGATTGGGCGTTGCTCAATCGGCCATTACATCTCTTATATATATGAGGTGGCTGAACTTTCTTTACAAGAAAATGACTCCAATTTTCTTCCAAAATATTACTGTATTAAGGGAGGCATGACACGACTATAGGAGTTGACTACAAAATTTAACATGAAGTCATCTAGGTCATGGTCTTGCCAATTCGTTGTCCTGCAGAGAAGTCATCAAAGCCGGAAAAGCCACGGATCCAAAAATGCGAGCTCCACTAAATCTCATAGGCTTCACACCAATAAAGATGAGGATGGAGGATTCAACTAGGAACGGAACCACCGCTCACCGCCACCCCAAAACAATCGTGCAAACCCTAGCCCTACCATGCAGAATGGACGACAGGAATCTACGCTTGTGAGAAATTTACATTATCACATACAACACCATTGATATGGGAAGGCTCGAGGAAGAAGTATTCGTTGGACAAACTtctgccaccatcaatggcgcaccACGGAGGCGCTTTATTGTGTGATCTTGCCATCACCGGTAAAAGGGCCCAACCAACGGACATCAAAATCCTACCTAAAACTCGCAAATCGGAGGAAACTACATCTCCGTTAGGTAGACCGAGCCCCCCACCCCCCCGGCACCGGCAGGCCCGACAGAGGATAAGAAGGTGGCAACCTACCAATAGAGGAGAAGTGCCGACATGGTGCGCCTAAAAAATCTTCTCTTGTTTGGGTTAGGAGAGACATCACACATACAAACGGATGAAGAGTGAACACATGTCTGAACGAGGAGTGAGGGACGTTCTCCTAGCAATAGAGTAAAAAAAATTCTATGTCTTTCTCGCCAGTCAGTTGTTATGTCTATGTTGaacgccccccccccacacacacaacgcGCGCACATGGTAGCTCAATGATTGAACCTGCTACATTAAAAAAAGTGATTGAACTTGCCTAAAAGTACAAAAAATGCATCCACAATATTCTTAACAAACCGGCCTTGGATAAAGGTCAATTGGTTCACATGGATAATCCTAGACATAATAGGAGCCACCCTAATGGCATGCGCCTTAGCTAGGATATGAAAGATCACATTAATAACCGTGCTCGGCCAGAACTATGGGATATCCTTCGCTCCCACTACCTTTGGGATTAAGGTCACGACACCATAGTTCAAACGCGAGGCGTCAAGCACCCCGACATAGAAATCCTGGAAAATGTCCATCGCCAACCCTTTGATGGCACTCCAAATTCCAAAAAGAACCGTGCATGCAAACCATCGGGACCAGGTGCCGAATCCGGACGCATGGACAAGATAGCAGCTTCAACATTTTTCGTGTAAGGGAGGAGAATGAGGTCATTCTCTGCTTCCGACACCTTGTCGGCGCCAGTCCATGTGTCCGGGTGNNNNNNNNNNNNNNNNNNNNNNNNNNNNNNNNNNNNNNNNNNNNNNNNNNNNNNNNNNNNNNNNNNNNNNNNNNNNNNNNNNNNNNNNNNNNNNNNNNNNNNNNNNNNNNNNNNNNNCAGGTTGTCTCTAGAACTAATCTTTGTAGAAGTCGTCGACATGAGTTTGGATctcaaccttgtcatggagcaaccTAGGTCCTTCCCAAAGCACTGCAATGGTGCAACGCCTACGGATaccattgacaatggcatggaaaTACGTTGATGTCTGGTGGATGTGTGGCCGGCTGACCTGGACTCTAAAGGGTTCCATGTCATTTCATAAACTTAATTTTCAAACGCATGACGTATGTCTCCTTTGCCGTTCACATTAATGCCCAACCTTTTCACTTCTTTCGGGGCACTCGAAGGTATCCGACAAGGTCGTTGTTGTCGCCATATCTTTTCACTCTTGTTGTCAATGAAATGACACTTGGTCTACAAGAAGCGTTTAATTCTAATCATTTGGAAAGTATCCAACTGACCCTTTGCCCCCTCCCCCCCAATACATTTTTTGATGTTTGTGAATTACTCGATTATTTGCGGTAGGCGGATAATAACGAGGCCTCCATTTTTGCGCATATCATTATATTTCTTGTGATATTTCTCGGCAAAGCACCAAATTGGAGTAAATGTTCCATCCTCTTTAGTAAATATACCGATCAAATTTCTCGTAATCAAATTAAGAATATTTCCCTTTCTCCAAATATGGACTCTAACAATTTGCACCTTGGGCTTGGGTACCCTTCTCATCCTACCTGGGCTGGGAATAACAGATCTGCAGTCCACACTTTATTATTGATAAATTAAAGCTAAGCTTACTTGTTACAAAGCTAATTGGCTTTCTATTTGCACACAAACACGTCAATGTGTACCCCGGCGTCGAGCATGATAAGCAAGCCAATGTCTCCAGAGGAGTCTCGCCGGATACACAATATATGTCGACGAGATCTTTGAGGACTCGAAACCCTACATGCCTGGGAGGGACCCCATGGGGGACCACTTGCTATGGGATGCCCTAGATCGACTTGAACACCCCTAAGGTCTCATCGATCGCTGCCACCGAACATGAAGGACAAAGAAGAACAGAGAAGAATAAAACGAGATAAAAAGATAATGGTAAAATTGGTAGATTGATTGATTGGGTGCTCAATCGGTCATCACATCTCTTATATATATGAGGTGGCTGAACTTTATTTACAAGAAAACGACTCCAATTTTCATCCAAATTTTTACTGTATTAAGGGAGGCATGAAACTACTATACGAGTGGACTACAAAATTTAACATGAAATGTGCCAGGGAGGCATTGGTGCCCGTGAATGAAATGGCAGAGGCGATGAAACGATGTTGTGATGGCGCGGTGGAGATGGTGTCATTAGCGTCGACCCTAGGGTCGTGCTAGAGGCGGTATTGTCATTCTCCTCCTTCTTCCTTGTCTGCTCCCTCGTAGACGGCTTCTTGGCGACATGGAGGGTGACTTATGCTTGTGGGATGTGTCCCACCTGGAGGAGACTGAGTGTTTTGACTTGATGCGATTTTTACCCAAATCTTGGATTCGTTCCTTCTCCTTTTGATGCCACGAAGCTACCAATTTTGCCCAATTCATCCTTTTCTTGACTTGGATCCATTTCTTTGCTATGGTCAAGGTGATTCTTTGTCTCAACAATGATACCTCGGCTTCAAGGGTGTTTGAGAGATCCAGAGACGGATCGATCTTTGCTCACAGTGCGCCACCATCCAGTGCAAGAGGAAGACGGCAGCGATATACTTACGTATTACATGTGTGTTGTTTTCTAATTTTGTAAAGTTGGTCTTGTAAGAGTTGGACAATATTAGTATGTATGGCGTTGGCCTTcttgcaaaaaaagaaaagaaatcccaACAAGCTTATTTCAAATTGGCGGTGAACGTCCAATAGATAGGCAGGGAAAACCAAAACCAAGAGGGGCCGGTGCTCCCGCACACCAACCAGCTGTATTGTGACGCGTGACACCGGGCGTAGGGCGATTCTCTCATTCTCTGGCAGGAAGTAATTACGTGTGGTCCGGCTACAATAGAACGGGGAGCACGGTGCTCGCCCAGCAGTCCAGCACCCGCTATATATTGACCCTCTCAGGTAGTCAAGTCCAGTACGCCACTGGTCAAAGTCCCCTTTCTTTCTTCGTCTCCGGCCGGCCACCTCCTAGTCCAAGGTGAGCCTTCGTCCCCCACTGACCAGGAAGATGAACGGGTGGCAGAGGACGCTGATGAATCAGCAGGTCGGCAGCGCTGGGCTTGGCGTTGGCGGCTCCGGCGGGATGCAGGATGTGGTGGCCCTTGCCGCCGCGGCCGATCCCCAGTTTGTGAGGCTGCGGGACATGGCCCGAGAGAAGATGTAAGCTCTTGCTGCTTTTCTCTGCTCCAACTGCGATTGCGTAGATTAGAGTATTTTGAGAAAAACTGGAACGCGTAGTAGTCGTATTCAGTGACCTACTCAACAACAGTACTATCACGTTTATCACTCTGCCTTGTATCATTCCCAACAAATATCATCAAAGGTGATCAATCGTGGACTACGTACCTGAAACTTAACAGGGGCTTGCATATAAATTTTGCGTATTTAAGGGGTGCGGTTGAATCCCTGTATCAGTTACAAAAAGATTTCTTCTGCTCTATCAAAGCTAATGATTTGAATCTGATATTAATTGACAGATTCAAGTTTTTGGAAAGTTTgccattgctgcctccctggcGGCCGCGCCTCCGGGCGCTCGCGACGCGGCTCGAGGAGATCTTGTTTAGAAAATACCCAACCAAGGTGTTCCTCTCTCTTTCCTTCCTTTTTTTTGTAGCTTTGATTTTCAGGCAACCAAGTCCATTTAATTCCGAGCAAGATATCAAATACTATTACTGTTTAATTAATCACGTGAGTTGTCGATATCTCTTATTGTTTGGGCAGATGGAGTACTATAAAATGACGAGGCGACCAATGCCACAAGCGATGGTGTTTGCTGTCAAGACCTACACGGCTCAGAACCGACAATATCGACAAATTCAACAATCGTTAAGGCAGATTGCATCTTCCCCTGGCTATGGGGCGATGATTCCGACATCCAGTATCATGCAAGGTGCAAGTGAAAATTCTAGAATGTCTTATGTGACGGGCAATGTTGGCCCTTTGACGTCTAGTGCAGATATGGTTCTGCAGAACGCCAACATGGATACCTCACTGCCAGGTATAGACAGATTTACTGAATAGGGCTATTAGTAAATGTGTACATTGAATGCACATTAATATTAGATATGATATTAGCTGCGCGTGGATAGGTAGAATATTAATTGTGCATCAATTCTGTAGTAATTAAACTAATGTCGATATtgatatttggtatgatattaattgcatgCTAAACATGTTCAACGACTCACCGTTGCAGCAATGTAAGTCGTTTGATTAACATATGATTTGATGACTGAGATTAGTTGGATATGTAGACATTAGTGTGGAGCTTCTAGCCTTGGAAGTGAGCAGCGTCAAGTTATCTGGTAACAAATACCACTGTTTTTTAGTCCAGCACGTGTGTTCAGAATAAAGCCATGCATCCACTAAGTAGCTATTGTGTGATAAAAAAGCTCTAAGTAAAATGCTAACCTGAAAGATGTATTACCGGAACAATTTTACCcatattcatatttgaattttccaaTTACACATTGTAGACTCTTAAGTCTTGAGAGTGTTTTTTCCCTAGTTTGCCTGACCATGTTTCCCGTTTACTAACTTTGTATGTCTTGCCTTTTTTCTAGAAGGAGCTTTTGATGGGCACGTGAACACAATGCTTTCTTTGGGGACAAACCCTACACCACATGATCTTTCTAGAGCGTCCAACAACAACATGGTAACACCCAGACTGGATACAAGCTTAAGTGAAGCCAACAGATTCTCTGTAATAACTCTACAACGTGCTTTACACATACGAAATATTATTGTTACTATGTATCCCTAAAGCTCCGCCAAACACTGCAGCCCAAGGTGACGCAGGCACACCCGACGCCTATCAAGAATCTCCCAAGGGAACCAAAGTTcacctgcccagtctgcatcagtgAGTTGGTTGATGCGTCGTCTACCATCTGCGGCCACATCTTCTGCAAGAAATGCATAGAGGCCTCCATCCAATTTCAGAAGAAGTGCCCTACTTGTCGTACGAGGCTGACCATGGGAAATTTCCACCGCATCTACCTCCCGACGATGGATTGAGCTGATCCAGCCATTCTGAGTGTGGTGGAGCATCAACACCCGACCCTTCCTCCTCAACCGCATTTTGGTGATTCAGTCTGAACTATTCTTCATGGGGTTATCACTAGAGTCCAATTTTTTCGCTACAATTTAATAAGTGCTCGACTAATAGTGAACAAACTTTTAATCTGCATCCTTGGTGGTAAAGGATACCGTTCTCGTGGGAATTCAAAACATGTGTCATGGTATTGTGAGCATCTGCAAAGAACTACAAATATATTTTTTGCTTGTCAGGGTATATGGTG contains:
- the LOC119279874 gene encoding probable histone acetyltransferase HAC-like 1; the protein is MNGWQRTLMNQQVGSAGLGVGGSGGMQDVVALAAAADPQFVRLRDMAREKIFKFLESLPLLPPWRPRLRALATRLEEILFRKYPTKMEYYKMTRRPMPQAMVFAVKTYTAQNRQYRQIQQSLRQIASSPGYGAMIPTSSIMQGASENSRMSYVTGNVGPLTSSADMVLQNANMDTSLPEGAFDGHVNTMLSLGTNPTPHDLSRASNNNMVTPRLDTSLSEANRFSPKVTQAHPTPIKNLPREPKFTCPVCISELVDASSTICGHIFCKKCIEASIQFQKKCPTCRTRLTMGNFHRIYLPTMD